One part of the Streptomyces sp. AM 2-1-1 genome encodes these proteins:
- a CDS encoding helix-turn-helix domain-containing protein, translating to MEFTHQELARLRLAPDVDPLWETALSLHLLQRRQAPLAFGTWRREAIAALRRTGLVAATRALMRLCPDRSYFPDFLTPGRGDSDLDTALERVLSTPRNRLRAELARLYAPTGRPVPATLRPLADGCPRALGRLGSALRAYHRVAVEPYLGAMRAQAAADRTARAEAVLTHGAEGLLIVHGELPGWRYRERELRAPYPIERGLALRGRTLTLVPAFFCVRSPIALADEELPPVLVHPLSPAPGWLERRHLGGDAPAAQLIGASRAELLRILDRPMTTMDLAAALRLAPSTASRHATVLREAGLLLSQRQGVRVLHHRTRLGRAVLEGALR from the coding sequence GTGGAGTTCACGCACCAGGAGCTGGCCCGTCTGCGTCTCGCCCCCGACGTGGACCCGCTCTGGGAAACCGCGCTGAGCCTGCATCTGCTGCAGCGCCGTCAGGCGCCGCTCGCCTTCGGGACCTGGCGGCGCGAAGCGATCGCGGCCCTGCGGCGGACCGGCCTCGTCGCCGCGACGCGCGCCCTGATGCGACTGTGCCCGGACCGCTCGTACTTCCCGGACTTTCTGACACCCGGTCGCGGGGACAGCGATCTCGACACCGCGCTCGAACGGGTGCTCTCCACGCCCCGGAACCGGCTGCGCGCCGAACTCGCCCGGCTCTACGCCCCCACCGGCCGCCCCGTCCCCGCAACCCTGCGCCCTCTGGCCGACGGCTGCCCCCGGGCGCTGGGCCGCCTCGGATCCGCCCTGCGCGCCTACCACCGGGTGGCCGTCGAGCCCTACCTCGGCGCGATGCGCGCGCAGGCCGCGGCCGACCGGACCGCCCGGGCCGAAGCCGTCCTCACCCACGGCGCGGAGGGCCTCCTCATCGTTCACGGCGAGCTGCCCGGGTGGCGCTACCGGGAGCGCGAGCTGCGCGCCCCGTACCCGATCGAGCGCGGACTGGCCCTGCGGGGGCGGACCTTGACCCTCGTACCGGCGTTCTTCTGCGTCCGCTCCCCGATCGCTCTCGCGGACGAGGAGCTGCCTCCGGTCCTCGTCCACCCGCTTTCGCCCGCACCCGGCTGGCTCGAACGCCGGCACCTCGGCGGTGACGCTCCGGCGGCGCAGCTCATCGGCGCCTCCCGCGCCGAGCTGCTGCGGATACTCGACCGCCCGATGACCACCATGGACCTCGCCGCGGCGCTCCGGCTCGCCCCGTCGACCGCCAGCAGGCACGCCACCGTGCTGCGCGAGGCGGGGCTGCTGCTCTCCCAGCGCCAGGGGGTGCGGGTCCTCCACCACCGCACCCGGCTCGGCCGGGCCGTGCTGGAGGGCGCACTGCGATGA
- the nadE gene encoding ammonia-dependent NAD(+) synthetase has protein sequence MVTLREQIIADLGVRAAVEPKEEIRQRVDFLKEYLRSTPAKGFVLGISGGQDSTLAGKLCQLAAEELRAEGHDATFLAVRLPYGVQADEHDAQIALEFIGPDRSVAVNVKPGADTVAAEVARGLAGLPEGEPELRDFVRGNVKARERMVIQYGLAGQLGLLVVGTDHAAEAVTGFFTKYGDGGVDLTPLTGLTKRQGAALLRELGAPQSTWEKVPTADLEDGRPALPDEVALGLTYAEIDDYLEGAEVTPEVASKLEAGYLATRHKRTVPATPLDDWWKS, from the coding sequence ATGGTGACCCTAAGGGAGCAGATTATCGCCGACCTCGGCGTCCGGGCGGCAGTGGAACCGAAGGAGGAGATCCGGCAGCGGGTCGACTTCCTCAAGGAGTACCTGCGGTCGACGCCGGCCAAGGGCTTCGTACTCGGGATCAGCGGCGGCCAGGACAGTACGCTGGCCGGCAAGTTGTGCCAGCTCGCGGCCGAGGAGCTGCGGGCCGAGGGGCACGACGCCACCTTCCTCGCGGTGCGGCTGCCGTACGGCGTGCAGGCGGACGAGCACGACGCGCAGATCGCGCTGGAGTTCATCGGGCCGGACCGTTCGGTCGCGGTGAACGTCAAGCCGGGTGCCGACACCGTGGCCGCCGAGGTCGCGCGCGGGCTGGCCGGGCTGCCGGAGGGGGAACCGGAGCTGCGGGACTTCGTACGCGGCAACGTCAAGGCCCGTGAGCGCATGGTGATCCAGTACGGGCTCGCCGGCCAGTTGGGGCTGCTCGTCGTGGGCACGGACCACGCGGCCGAGGCGGTGACCGGTTTCTTCACCAAGTACGGCGACGGCGGGGTCGACCTCACCCCGCTCACCGGGCTGACCAAGCGTCAGGGTGCGGCGCTTCTGCGGGAGTTGGGAGCCCCGCAGAGCACCTGGGAGAAGGTGCCGACGGCGGACCTGGAGGACGGCCGCCCCGCGCTGCCGGACGAGGTGGCACTCGGGCTGACGTATGCGGAGATCGACGACTACCTGGAGGGCGCGGAGGTCACCCCCGAGGTGGCGTCGAAGCTGGAGGCGGGCTACCTGGCGACCCGGCACAAGCGGACCGTCCCGGCCACCCCGCTCGACGACTGGTGGAAGAGCTGA
- a CDS encoding ABC transporter ATP-binding protein, whose translation MRAGESMSGAAHVAAAAGVPHTRGHGLSADGVTVAYGRTDVVHGASLALRPAEVTALVGPNGSGKSTLLRTLARLQTARTGTLTVDAGTEGATDGFALGAREFARRVALLTQSRSTPGGLTVRDVVEFGRYPHRGRWGRPDPDGTAAVDRALTLTGVEDLAGRGVEQLSGGQLQRVWLASCLAQETGVLLLDEPTTYLDLRYQVELLDLIRDLADLHGIAVGVVLHDLDQAAAVSDRVALLHAGRVVADGAPEDVFTPELLSDVYGIRIDVDTDPSTGRLRTRAIGRHHSRSEGLSTSS comes from the coding sequence ATGAGAGCTGGTGAGAGCATGTCCGGTGCGGCGCACGTCGCCGCCGCTGCCGGTGTGCCACATACGCGCGGTCACGGACTGTCCGCCGACGGGGTCACCGTCGCCTACGGCCGCACCGACGTCGTGCACGGGGCGAGCCTCGCCCTGCGGCCCGCCGAGGTGACCGCCCTGGTGGGCCCCAACGGCAGCGGGAAGTCGACACTGCTGCGTACTCTCGCCCGGCTCCAGACCGCACGGACCGGAACGCTCACCGTGGACGCCGGCACCGAGGGGGCCACCGACGGCTTCGCGCTCGGCGCCCGCGAATTCGCCCGGCGGGTCGCACTCCTGACGCAGTCCCGGTCCACGCCGGGCGGTCTCACCGTCCGGGACGTGGTCGAGTTCGGCCGCTACCCGCACCGCGGCCGCTGGGGACGTCCCGACCCGGACGGCACGGCGGCGGTGGACCGCGCCCTCACCCTCACCGGTGTCGAGGACCTCGCCGGCCGGGGCGTGGAACAGCTCTCCGGCGGGCAGCTCCAGCGCGTGTGGCTGGCGAGCTGCCTGGCGCAGGAGACGGGCGTTCTGCTGCTCGACGAACCCACCACCTACCTCGACCTCCGCTACCAGGTCGAACTCCTCGACCTGATCCGCGATCTCGCCGACCTCCACGGCATCGCCGTGGGCGTCGTCCTCCACGACCTCGACCAGGCGGCAGCCGTCTCCGACCGGGTCGCCCTGCTCCACGCGGGACGCGTCGTCGCCGACGGCGCGCCCGAGGACGTGTTCACACCGGAGTTGCTGTCCGACGTCTACGGCATCCGCATCGACGTCGACACCGACCCGTCGACCGGCCGGCTGCGCACCCGCGCGATCGGTCGCCACCACTCCCGATCCGAAGGGCTCAGCACCTCCTCATGA
- a CDS encoding iron-siderophore ABC transporter substrate-binding protein produces MKRHLLASATVAVAALSLAACGTSEPSTDDAAPSAKPAAQKITVTDATGAKVTLDGPATKVVATEWNVVEDLVALGVSPVGVADVKGYTAWNTAAPLTGDPKDIGTRGEPSIDTVAALAPDLVVATDDLSPDVVAQLRKVAPVIQVTSADGADQIGTMTEGLDLVARATGKTAEATTVKNEFEASIAENKKALEDAGLGGARVASADGYVDANQVSVRAFTANSLLGSVNEKLGLKNAWTVEGDKAYGLATTDVEGLTKLGDVHFSYIANDVDGDAFADNLSKNAVWKSLPFVEDGNVHRLPDGVWMFGGPRSMEAYADSLVDALTKK; encoded by the coding sequence ATGAAGCGCCACCTCCTCGCCTCGGCCACCGTCGCCGTCGCCGCCCTCTCGCTGGCCGCCTGCGGAACCTCGGAGCCGTCCACGGACGACGCCGCCCCGTCCGCGAAGCCCGCCGCCCAGAAGATCACCGTCACCGACGCCACCGGCGCGAAGGTGACGCTCGACGGGCCCGCCACCAAGGTCGTCGCCACCGAGTGGAACGTGGTCGAGGACCTCGTGGCCCTCGGTGTCTCCCCGGTGGGCGTCGCCGACGTGAAGGGCTACACCGCGTGGAACACCGCGGCCCCGCTCACCGGCGACCCGAAGGACATCGGTACGCGCGGCGAGCCGAGCATCGACACCGTCGCGGCGCTCGCCCCGGACCTCGTGGTCGCCACCGACGACCTCTCCCCCGACGTCGTCGCCCAGCTCCGCAAGGTCGCGCCGGTCATCCAGGTGACCTCCGCCGACGGCGCGGACCAGATCGGCACGATGACCGAGGGCCTCGACCTGGTCGCGCGGGCCACCGGCAAGACCGCCGAGGCCACCACCGTGAAGAACGAGTTCGAGGCGAGCATCGCCGAGAACAAGAAGGCCCTGGAGGACGCCGGGCTCGGCGGCGCCCGGGTCGCCTCGGCCGACGGCTACGTCGACGCCAACCAGGTCTCCGTCCGCGCCTTCACGGCGAACTCCCTCCTCGGCTCGGTCAACGAGAAGCTCGGGCTGAAGAACGCCTGGACCGTCGAGGGGGACAAGGCCTACGGCCTGGCCACCACCGACGTCGAGGGACTCACCAAGCTCGGTGACGTCCACTTCAGTTACATCGCCAACGACGTGGACGGCGACGCGTTCGCCGACAACCTCTCGAAGAACGCGGTCTGGAAGTCGCTGCCGTTCGTCGAGGACGGCAACGTGCACCGGCTGCCCGACGGCGTCTGGATGTTCGGCGGCCCCCGCTCGATGGAGGCGTACGCCGACTCCCTCGTCGACGCCCTGACGAAGAAGTAG